In the Ipomoea triloba cultivar NCNSP0323 chromosome 6, ASM357664v1 genome, one interval contains:
- the LOC116023060 gene encoding uncharacterized protein LOC116023060: protein MTQSNNVCKHRLDKTKVKMMDEKLKERQEVLMSDPLIVVNPPSPLCRHGMWKRARVDKTKAFITEESKLIAKKIDSFEQQCPQGEFIESGRMDILALEKKEHSGCVRGVGREDGIRDFFGSTPLCEGYVTMETAQHMISAAISKRVAENTAAICKRVAENTAELKQIFYNTMAEATAKFQQLPAYLDQKNNLCVPEPSPDLHSDEASSPDPLENIPMVGVPCVLYLENPIRRKVAMGKVFGMGHTLHGIPLPHDQVKVVLEEAIEPQTKVPFPTEEASNIGGALDQYIAWPKKSIQLLSQNEISLSSY, encoded by the exons ATGACACAATCAAATAATGTGTGCAAGCATCGATTGGATAAAACAAAGGTGAAAATGATGGATGAGAAGCTAAAGGAAAGACAGGAAGTTTTGATGTCTGACCCATTGATTGTAGTTAATCCTCCATCTCCCCTATGCAGACACGGGATGTGGAAGAGAGCTAGAGTGGATAAAACAAAGGCATTTATCACAGAAGAGAGTAAATTGattgcaaaaaaaatt GATTCTTTTGAGCAACAATGTCCTCAAGGAGAATTCATTGAATCAGGAAGGATGGATATACTAGCACTTGAAAAGAAAGAGCACTCGGGTTGTGTTAGGGGTGTGGGAAGAGAAGATGGAATAAGAGATTTCTTTGGGTCTACACCTCTTTGCGAAGGATATGTAACTATGGAAACTGCTCAACACATGATTTCTGCTGCCATATCCAAAAGAGTAGCTGAAAATACTGCTGCCATATGCAAAAGAGTAGCTGAAAATACTGCAGAGTTGAAACAAATTTTCTATAATACAATGGCTGAAGCTACTGCAAAGTTTCAACAACTTCCTGCATACTTAGACCAAAAGAACAATTTATGTGTTCCGGAGCCTTCACCAGACCTTCATAGTGATGAAGCTAGTTCCCCAGACCCTCTTGAGAATATACCAATG GTAGGAGTACCATGTGTTTTGTACTTGGAGAATCCTATTCGACGTAAGGTGGCAATGGGCAAGGTTTTTGGCATGGGTCATACACTTCATGGCATACCATTACCACATGATCAAGTAAAAGTAGTCCTAGAAGAGGCCATTGAACCACAAACAAAGGTACCGTTCCCCACTGAGGAGGCATCAAATATAGGTGGAGCACTTGATCAATATATTGCTTGGCCAAAGAAGTCAATACAATTGTTAAGTCAAAATGag ATTTCTTTATCATCGTATTGA
- the LOC116023557 gene encoding uncharacterized protein LOC116023557: MEYTCNSKLISIAFFSLLFIASSFGQANQTFHANNESRKLKRIRAYLNKINKPAVKSIKSPDGDIIDCVLFHQQPAFDHPLLKGKKSLVNTTLLPKAHNNSNHEFKSFQEWRKSGETCPEGTVAIRRTTEQDILRAGSVRKFRREVIRYQSDGDDLEWALAFLDGGKYKGAAADVNVWAPRVSDNQEFSTAQIYVGAATNDQDANSLQAGSAISVWGQLAKTLQLLDGYVHSSPSVAIGARITTPSTYGGVQHDGYYEIRQDMDKERWVLRFLSTSNEIGYWPMSLFTHLNKGPATMLEFGGSVRNKKTNGVHTGTQMGSGHFAEEGFGKAAHISNIKMADDSNFGVPYSAGLLQTSAKSSNCYNVKFTANDKSWGSYIYYGGPGKNDNCP, translated from the exons ATGGAGTATACTTGTAACTCCAAACTCATCTCCATTGCTTTTTTCTCTCTATTGTTCATTGCTAGCAGTTTTGGTCAGGCCAACCAAACTTTCCATGCCAACAATGAATCAAGGAAATTGAAAAGGATTAGAGCTTACCTCAACAAGATCAATAAGCCTGCTGTCAAGTCAATTAAg AGTCCGGATGGTGATATTATAGATTGTGTTTTGTTTCATCAACAACCGGCCTTTGATCATCCATTGCTAAAGGGGAAAAAGTCATTGGTGAATACAACATTAT TACCTAAAGCCCACAATAACTCAAACCATGAGTTCAAAAGCTTCCAGGAGTGGAGAAAGTCTGGAGAAACATGCCCAGAAGGAACAGTTGCCATCAGAAGGACAACTGAACAAGACATTCTGAGAGCTGGTTCTGTTCGCAAGTTCAGACGAGAAGTCATACGATATCAATCA GATGGGGATGACCTGGAATGGGCATTAGCATTCCTAGATGGAGGAAAATATAAGGGAGCGGCGGCAGATGTGAACGTTTGGGCACCTCGTGTAAGCGACAATCAAGAATTCAGCACAGCACAAATCTATGTTGGTGCTGCAACAAATGACCAGGACGCCAACTCCCTTCAGGCTG GCAGCGCCATATCTGTTTGGGGACAGTTGGCCAAGACTCTTCAGCTATTGGACG GCTATGTTCACAGCAGTCCTAGCGTGGCCATTGGGGCAAGAATAACTACACCATCCACATATGGTGGGGTCCAACATGATGGTTACTATGAAATTAGGCAG GACATGGATAAGGAAAGGTGGGTGCTGAGATTTCTATCAACAAGCAATGAGATTGGGTATTGGCCAATGTCCTTGTTTACACACCTCAACAAGGGTCCAGCAACGATGTTAGAGTTTGGTGGTTCTGTTAGGAACAAGAAGACCAATGGAGTTCACACAGGAACTCAAATGGGGAGTGGGCATTTCGCAGAAGAGGGTTTCGGAAAGGCAGCTCACATTAGTAATATAAAAATGGCTGATGATAGTAATTTTGGCGTCCCCTATAGCGCTGGACTTCTTCAAACTTCTGCTAAATCTTCCAATTGCTATAATGTCAAGTTTACAGCCAATGACAAGAGCTGGGGCAGTTATATATACTATGGAGGGCCAGGGAAAAATGACAATTGTCCCTAA
- the LOC116021837 gene encoding filament-like plant protein isoform X1, translating to MDLWAGHSCISLKEIHWAIEMEKRKWLWKRKPSDKSSGETESSDELETSKESPDHDKQSPEVTSKPASTDDEVKENLRCLTAKLSAALVNVSAKEDLVKQHAKVAEEAVAGWEKAEKEVAALKQQLETAVQQNVTLEARVSHLDGALKECVRQLRNAKDEQEQRIQEAIDEKTMEWESSRDALEKQLAELQLKAEVSEAEYHKSVDHDILQKLERLEKENTTLKHELLSRTKELEIRTIERDLSTQTAETASKQQLESIKKFTRLEAEYRRLQAQTRKLSVANDKKSFAASSDSQSESGEQINIIDTDYHKMSKLETSECDLSGTDCWASALIAELDQFKNGKSSSKNLAAVPVEIDMMDDFLEMERLASLSESKNEIADVAPEATIFTSSSIENPLTTELQTMVQRITELEQKLETVEAEKIKLGSALNDTEDALKASQIQLKEAEIRLEVLQKELAEANESKELLEFQLFGMEVEARVISANVDSLKNEVERERSLSADMAQKCQDLENEMRRKDEKVELPQPSSSTDELKVKQEDLAVAADKLAECQKTIASLGRQLQSLATLEDFLTDTVNLQGFSAAGVDPWKMHLDESFNQKLDSDPLEIPDQNSSHSMNGNYEESPASSSSSSTSSANHVSNARGRNGFGKLFSRSKSRTQL from the exons ATGGATTTGTGGGCAGGGCATAGTTGCATAAGCTTGAAGGAGATTCATTGGGCTATTGAGATGGAAAAGAGAAAATGGCTGTGGAAAAGGAAACCTTCTGATAAGAGCTCTGGGGAAACTGAAAGTTCAGATGAGCTG GAAACATCGAAAGAATCACCAGACCACGACAAGCAGTCACCCGAAGTTACCTCAAAACCTGCCTCCACAGACGATGAAGTTAAGGAAAATCTAAGATGTCTGACAGCAAAGTTATCAGCTGCCCTTGTTAATGTTAGTGCCAAAGAAGACCTAGTTAAGCAGCATGCCAAAGTTGCTGAAGAAGCTGTTGCAG GTTGGGAAAAGGCCGAGAAAGAGGTAGCTGCTCTAAAGCAGCAACTCGAGACAGCAGTACAGCAGAATGTGACGCTAGAAGCTCGTGTTAGCCATCTCGATGGAGCTCTCAAGGAATGTGTGAGGCAGTTGAGAAATGCAAAAGACGAGCAGGAGCAAAGAATTCAAGAAGCTATAGACGAGAAAACGATGGAATGGGAATCTAGCAGGGATGCGCTTGAGAAACAGCTAGCTGAGCTCCAGTTAAAAGCGGAGGTTTCTGAAGCTGAATATCATAAGTCTGTTGATCACGATATTCTCCAAAAGCTCGAACGCCTGGAGAAAGAGAACACAACTCTCAAACACGAACTCCTTTCTCGAACCAAGGAGTTAGAAATTAGAACCATCGAGAGAGACCTGAGCACCCAAACAGCGGAAACAGCTAGCAAACAGCAACTTGAAAGCATAAAAAAGTTCACTAGACTCGAGGCAGAGTATCGAAGACTACAAGCACAGACTCGCAAGTTGTCCGTAGCCAATGATAAAAAATCTTTTGCTGCTTCTTCAGATAGCCAGTCTGAGAGCGGAGAGCAGATAAATATAATAGACACAGACTATCACAAGATGAGTAAACTCGAAACAAGCGAATGTGATCTGAGTGGCACAGACTGCTGGGCTTCGGCACTGATTGCCGAGCTTGATCAATTTAAGAATGGAAAGTCCTCGTCCAAAAACCTAGCAGCCGTCCCTGTGGAAATTGACATGATGGATGATTTTCTGGAAATGGAAAGACTTGCATCACTATCTGAGAGCAAGAACGAAATAGCTGATGTGGCACCCGAAGCTACCATCTTCACCTCTTCGAGCATAGAGAATCCTTTGACGACAGAGCTTCAGACTATGGTTCAAcgaataacagaactagagcaGAAGTTAGAGACAGTCGAAGCGGAGAAAATTAAACTGGGAAGTGCATTGAATGATACTGAAGATGCCCTTAAGGCATCTCAGATTCAGCTTAAGGAGGCAGAAATCAGATTGGAAGTGCTACAAAAGGAGCTAGCTGAAGCAAATGAGTCCAAAGAATTGCTAGAGTTTCAACTCTTTGGAATGGAAGTAGAAGCTCGAGTAATATCTGCGAATGTTGACTCTCTGAAGAACGAAGTTGAAAGAGAACGCTCCTTGTCTGCAGATATGGCACAGAAGTGCCAGGATTTGGAGAACGAGATGAGAAGAAAAGATGAGAAAGTTGAGCTTCCTCAACCGTCTAGTTCAACCGACGAACTGAAAGTAAAGCAG GAAGATTTAGCTGTAGCTGCTGACAAGCTTGCAGAATGCCAGAAAACAATTGCATCTCTTGGAAGACAGCTCCAATCACTGGCCACATTGGAAGATTTCTTGACAGACACTGTAAACCTCCAAGGATTCTCCGCTGCTGGTGTGGACCCCTGGAAGATGCATCTGGACGAGTCGTTTAACCAGAAACTCGATTCAGATCCTCTGGAAATTCCAGACCAAAATTCTAGCCATTCTATGAACGGAAACTACGAGGAATCGCCagcatcttcttcatcatcatcaacttcatcAGCAAATCATGTCAGCAATGCTAGAGGAAGGAATGGCTTCGGCAAGTTGTTTTCTAGGAGCAAGAGCAGAACCCAACTCTAA
- the LOC116021837 gene encoding filament-like plant protein isoform X2, whose amino-acid sequence MEKRKWLWKRKPSDKSSGETESSDELETSKESPDHDKQSPEVTSKPASTDDEVKENLRCLTAKLSAALVNVSAKEDLVKQHAKVAEEAVAGWEKAEKEVAALKQQLETAVQQNVTLEARVSHLDGALKECVRQLRNAKDEQEQRIQEAIDEKTMEWESSRDALEKQLAELQLKAEVSEAEYHKSVDHDILQKLERLEKENTTLKHELLSRTKELEIRTIERDLSTQTAETASKQQLESIKKFTRLEAEYRRLQAQTRKLSVANDKKSFAASSDSQSESGEQINIIDTDYHKMSKLETSECDLSGTDCWASALIAELDQFKNGKSSSKNLAAVPVEIDMMDDFLEMERLASLSESKNEIADVAPEATIFTSSSIENPLTTELQTMVQRITELEQKLETVEAEKIKLGSALNDTEDALKASQIQLKEAEIRLEVLQKELAEANESKELLEFQLFGMEVEARVISANVDSLKNEVERERSLSADMAQKCQDLENEMRRKDEKVELPQPSSSTDELKVKQEDLAVAADKLAECQKTIASLGRQLQSLATLEDFLTDTVNLQGFSAAGVDPWKMHLDESFNQKLDSDPLEIPDQNSSHSMNGNYEESPASSSSSSTSSANHVSNARGRNGFGKLFSRSKSRTQL is encoded by the exons ATGGAAAAGAGAAAATGGCTGTGGAAAAGGAAACCTTCTGATAAGAGCTCTGGGGAAACTGAAAGTTCAGATGAGCTG GAAACATCGAAAGAATCACCAGACCACGACAAGCAGTCACCCGAAGTTACCTCAAAACCTGCCTCCACAGACGATGAAGTTAAGGAAAATCTAAGATGTCTGACAGCAAAGTTATCAGCTGCCCTTGTTAATGTTAGTGCCAAAGAAGACCTAGTTAAGCAGCATGCCAAAGTTGCTGAAGAAGCTGTTGCAG GTTGGGAAAAGGCCGAGAAAGAGGTAGCTGCTCTAAAGCAGCAACTCGAGACAGCAGTACAGCAGAATGTGACGCTAGAAGCTCGTGTTAGCCATCTCGATGGAGCTCTCAAGGAATGTGTGAGGCAGTTGAGAAATGCAAAAGACGAGCAGGAGCAAAGAATTCAAGAAGCTATAGACGAGAAAACGATGGAATGGGAATCTAGCAGGGATGCGCTTGAGAAACAGCTAGCTGAGCTCCAGTTAAAAGCGGAGGTTTCTGAAGCTGAATATCATAAGTCTGTTGATCACGATATTCTCCAAAAGCTCGAACGCCTGGAGAAAGAGAACACAACTCTCAAACACGAACTCCTTTCTCGAACCAAGGAGTTAGAAATTAGAACCATCGAGAGAGACCTGAGCACCCAAACAGCGGAAACAGCTAGCAAACAGCAACTTGAAAGCATAAAAAAGTTCACTAGACTCGAGGCAGAGTATCGAAGACTACAAGCACAGACTCGCAAGTTGTCCGTAGCCAATGATAAAAAATCTTTTGCTGCTTCTTCAGATAGCCAGTCTGAGAGCGGAGAGCAGATAAATATAATAGACACAGACTATCACAAGATGAGTAAACTCGAAACAAGCGAATGTGATCTGAGTGGCACAGACTGCTGGGCTTCGGCACTGATTGCCGAGCTTGATCAATTTAAGAATGGAAAGTCCTCGTCCAAAAACCTAGCAGCCGTCCCTGTGGAAATTGACATGATGGATGATTTTCTGGAAATGGAAAGACTTGCATCACTATCTGAGAGCAAGAACGAAATAGCTGATGTGGCACCCGAAGCTACCATCTTCACCTCTTCGAGCATAGAGAATCCTTTGACGACAGAGCTTCAGACTATGGTTCAAcgaataacagaactagagcaGAAGTTAGAGACAGTCGAAGCGGAGAAAATTAAACTGGGAAGTGCATTGAATGATACTGAAGATGCCCTTAAGGCATCTCAGATTCAGCTTAAGGAGGCAGAAATCAGATTGGAAGTGCTACAAAAGGAGCTAGCTGAAGCAAATGAGTCCAAAGAATTGCTAGAGTTTCAACTCTTTGGAATGGAAGTAGAAGCTCGAGTAATATCTGCGAATGTTGACTCTCTGAAGAACGAAGTTGAAAGAGAACGCTCCTTGTCTGCAGATATGGCACAGAAGTGCCAGGATTTGGAGAACGAGATGAGAAGAAAAGATGAGAAAGTTGAGCTTCCTCAACCGTCTAGTTCAACCGACGAACTGAAAGTAAAGCAG GAAGATTTAGCTGTAGCTGCTGACAAGCTTGCAGAATGCCAGAAAACAATTGCATCTCTTGGAAGACAGCTCCAATCACTGGCCACATTGGAAGATTTCTTGACAGACACTGTAAACCTCCAAGGATTCTCCGCTGCTGGTGTGGACCCCTGGAAGATGCATCTGGACGAGTCGTTTAACCAGAAACTCGATTCAGATCCTCTGGAAATTCCAGACCAAAATTCTAGCCATTCTATGAACGGAAACTACGAGGAATCGCCagcatcttcttcatcatcatcaacttcatcAGCAAATCATGTCAGCAATGCTAGAGGAAGGAATGGCTTCGGCAAGTTGTTTTCTAGGAGCAAGAGCAGAACCCAACTCTAA